CTTTAAAAGTGATACTATATCGGCAGCTCCTAGTTTCGGTAATTTCAATGCCGTCATAATAAGATCAAATTTAATTCCACTGGTGGCTCTACCgatcaattcatcaccGGCTCCTACAGCAATCACTGCACAACCTAGATCTTCCAACTCTCTGGTGACGCGGTATCTGTGAATGGAAATTGGCTCACACACGAGGACGTCCATGTAGTAACGAACATCCTCAGTGTTAGAACTCTTCCTACCACTACGTCTTCTATAACGCATAGACTGAACTTTGGAAACCGCTTGTAGTCTATCGCTTTCGTTGTATTCATTCGAATTAGCTCTTTGAGACCCGCTCCTTGTAATAGCTTTGGTACGGTCTGAACccattgatgatgatgatgagattAAAGTTGGCAGAATACTACCGGATCCCGCCGCAACTATAGATGTATTAGGGGAAACGGGCGACTTGACTCTACTTGAACTAGGAGAATCTTCGGTAAACTGTAAATGGTAACCACCAGAAAAATTATTCGAACTTTCTCCACTACCCTTTCTAGAATGTCCACCCATAAGATCAGTATTGATGCTGCGATCCGGCGAAGACGACCTGAAAGTTGGAGATCCTGCTCTTGTTATTGATGTCTTGCCTGCTAAATTCCCACCTGGTGAACCGCATACCGATGCTGAAACTTTACCAAGCTTAATTTTGGAACCTGAACTGTCAGAGGAGGAACTGAAATGAGATGCCGACGATGTTCTTCTATGCAAACCCGGGCTATCCGTCAAATGTTCATTCTTTAACCTATTGATTGCATCCTTATTGGCCTTATCCAATGCTGATAGATTACGGTAATAAAAGGATCCGAATTCTGTTTGTGATTCATTCAGCTTACTGACTCTACGATCCCTCATATGAGGTGGAATAGCGAGTGGAATATGTTTCATAATCGGTGATGACAATgtactattattatcatgAGATTCTGAATCTAGCGCAAAAGGACTCAATTTGTTCATGGGGGTCTGTATTGTATTTTCTTGACCCGCCGCCGTAGCACCAGATGAACGCTTACTCGTATCAATAGAGGGTGATAAAGATGTCAACTGGCCTTCGTCTTCTCCCTCCTCCCCAACAGTCATCTCGCGACCATCATAATCTGGTCCAAAATCCTCGATAGCCGCACCTCGTAGATCAAAGTACTCAGTATCTTCTGGATCTTCCACTGACGGAACAAAGGatggttcttcttcatagACACGGTCCCAATCTACATCGCTGAAATAAGGATGTTCCTTGATTTCTTGAGCTCCATTAGAACCTAGCCTTTTAGCAGGATCTAAGACAAGAAGCTTAGAAACGAGATCTCTCGCATAAGACGTTTCAAATTCCTTCTGATCCTCGGGTGAAGTAAACTCAGGCCATTCAATATTACATGCTAAAATGTTTTTGAAGACTTCTTCGGGAGTTTTTTCATGGAAGGGAGGATATCCAAGCAGCATTTCGAATAAAATACAACCCACTGACCACCAATCACAAGCGTCACCTTCACCAGTCCCCTCTATAGTTTCCGGCGCTAGATAATCTGGCGTACCAAAGAAGTTTTTATCTTGTTTGGAGTCTTCTGGATGGAATAATGCTAAATCAATAGGATTTCCAGTATCCATCATTTTATCAGAAGTATTAGAACTCGTTCGCATATGCGAAGTATCAAATAGAGGAGGTGTTGGTGTGTTGGAACGAGAAATATTTGTAATAGAAAAGGAAACCTGAGAGTCGCTTCTCTTCAATGCAAATATATCACCATGAGAGTGTGCACTAGATTCGGAGTATCTTCTCCCTCTCGTGGTAACTTCATCCGCAGAAGGACTTGAAGTTGAAGAGGATTCGGAAAATTCATGTTTCAACGAACTCTTTCTTTTATGATTGCTACGTCCAGCACCAGAACCTAAAATGGGGCTAACGGGACTTTGACTGGAACTAATATTGCTGAAGCTAAAATGCTTAGACGTATGGACGTTTTTATGACGACGAACAAGCCCTGCTCTCGATAATCCAAAATCTGTCAACTTAACATGGCCCCTACAATCAATGAGAAGATTCTcaggtttcaaatcatgATGGATAATGCCATTTTGATGCATATCATCTACTCCCATAATGACCTCGCTGATATACTGTTTAGTCCATTCTTCAGGCAAATAACCCATCATTCTAATCAAGGTAGCTAAATCACCTCCCGGCAAATATTCCATTACTAGAAAGAGATTATCTCTGTTTTGGAAAGAAGCATATAGTGGAGCCACATAAGGTTTTTCACTTTGAACCATCATAATTGCTCTTTCAGATTTAACATTGGTGACTTGATTCTTCGCAATCATATCAGACTTCCTCAATACCTTGATGGCAAAATATTCCCCGGTAAGTTTTTTCCTTGCCAAATAGACGCTACCATATGCACCTTTACTGATGGGTTTTAAAACGGTATAGTCTTTAATACTTGGTGCTGGACTCTTAATTTGATTCGTAGCTAAAAGCAAGGGCGAAAGTGGTTGCTTGGGCAAATTAGAACTATTAGGTTGTTGCTCTGGTGTCAAATAAT
The genomic region above belongs to Zygosaccharomyces rouxii strain CBS732 chromosome F complete sequence and contains:
- the RIM15 gene encoding protein kinase RIM15 (similar to uniprot|Q75BQ3 Ashbya gossypii ACR218W ACR218Wp and some similarites with YFL033C uniprot|P43565 Saccharomyces cerevisiae YFL033C RIM15 Glucose-repressible protein kinase involved in signal transduction during cell proliferation in response to nutrients specifically the establishment of stationary phase originally identified as a regulator of IME2); translated protein: MSEYCEEGIVTPNRSKSIASSTSESSSNYDKYLQLATEKNPVMLLELDQDGTIRYLSDLWEKIVGPRDCSQIADLIVGSIEDKYVFHRAIEMMLINDSVSYTVTFNVVTGDNNDDNTGKDESEEGCGDVSDMNQIMTLEACGILIRDNETQLPTHSMWTVKPYDPEWYHEETLADLPEEFVKRLGFGATIFAEYLRLVDYKHCLDGSDLPAPKMELCRVCETFVPAWWLETHAQSCVCEHRIDSWIHLLHDSLVEQAAMLENDPELSNGYKGLSVSMDSLASKNIMASLKELCEISININPSELRSVKSATAEDLLINPIGLTQERIEGFYDFSPRSKWNIQNVKNWHLSFKEEIDQDQGLALLVHETIDLAKQKVEALLRFDNAMTYSLRIKNEVNNWVIQLIAQRIENNKTNSRLVTEYADSPIADTSMQSQSSQPLRQEALIPSTALAEGSIIPSENSSAKTNRNSSGNISRCASQTCGSSSQHSTVNSGTSSARSTFSPKIASPQPHRPRSDLFSRSYLMADNLPNPELPPLDTEAGKRETDVCPCSSSSNSNTSATQSANKSQSRSFTPNHKNDDQHQPFSFLRTASSGTLNSNDKPDNNSGLFSSQGPIRIDSKGSANLPKLKSTISLTPGRCSPLPAALTNSQVSRKNSGSQPRGGTDSSGMSSPYANSRDYLTPEQQPNSSNLPKQPLSPLLLATNQIKSPAPSIKDYTVLKPISKGAYGSVYLARKKLTGEYFAIKVLRKSDMIAKNQVTNVKSERAIMMVQSEKPYVAPLYASFQNRDNLFLVMEYLPGGDLATLIRMMGYLPEEWTKQYISEVIMGVDDMHQNGIIHHDLKPENLLIDCRGHVKLTDFGLSRAGLVRRHKNVHTSKHFSFSNISSSQSPVSPILGSGAGRSNHKRKSSLKHEFSESSSTSSPSADEVTTRGRRYSESSAHSHGDIFALKRSDSQVSFSITNISRSNTPTPPLFDTSHMRTSSNTSDKMMDTGNPIDLALFHPEDSKQDKNFFGTPDYLAPETIEGTGEGDACDWWSVGCILFEMLLGYPPFHEKTPEEVFKNILACNIEWPEFTSPEDQKEFETSYARDLVSKLLVLDPAKRLGSNGAQEIKEHPYFSDVDWDRVYEEEPSFVPSVEDPEDTEYFDLRGAAIEDFGPDYDGREMTVGEEGEDEGQLTSLSPSIDTSKRSSGATAAGQENTIQTPMNKLSPFALDSESHDNNSTLSSPIMKHIPLAIPPHMRDRRVSKLNESQTEFGSFYYRNLSALDKANKDAINRLKNEHLTDSPGLHRRTSSASHFSSSSDSSGSKIKLGKVSASVCGSPGGNLAGKTSITRAGSPTFRSSSPDRSINTDLMGGHSRKGSGESSNNFSGGYHLQFTEDSPSSSRVKSPVSPNTSIVAAGSGSILPTLISSSSSMGSDRTKAITRSGSQRANSNEYNESDRLQAVSKVQSMRYRRRSGRKSSNTEDVRYYMDVLVCEPISIHRYRVTRELEDLGCAVIAVGAGDELIGRATSGIKFDLIMTALKLPKLGAADIVSLLKYTNGTNSTTPVVALTNYYQEAVSLNLFNDVLEKPVLADSLRKIVAKYALKKSQQQEETIFSDND